ACACCCTTCGCGACCAACGGGAGCGCCAACCGAAGGGGTATACAAGTCACGAAGTGACCGCACGCCGCGTAGGCGGCCCGTCCGGCAGGACAGTTTCTACAAAATATAACGCGAAAGATCTTGATCCTTCACAATCGAAGCCACCTGCTGCCGCACATACTCCGGATCAACCACGATCACCTTCTCCACGCCCGTTGCGGTCTGCCGCTCGATCACCGGCAGCGGCGGCGATGGCATCTGCGGCTCCGACGTAAGCGAAGCAGAGACAGGCACTTCGCCCACAACGCCCTCCTCCGTAATCTCCGCCCGCGGGCTCTTGAACAGATCCGGAGCCTGGAAGCTGATCTCATCGAGCACGCGTTCCAGAATCGTATGCAGTCTCCGAGCCCCAATGTTTTCCGTAGTTTCGTTCACCCTGAAGGCAAACTGCGCCATCTCCGCAATCGCCTCCTTGGTAAACTCCAGCTTCAACCCCTCCGTCTCCAGAAGCGCTGTAGACTGCTTCACCAGCGACGACTTCGGCTCCGTAAGAATGCGAATAAAGTCGTTCACCGTCAACGAGTTCAACTCCACGCGAATCGGAAAACGTCCCTGCAACTCCGGAATCAGATCGCTAGGCTTCGACACATGAAATGCCCCTGCAGCAATAAACAGGATGTGATCGGTCGAAACCATCCCATACTTCGTGCTAACCGTAGTCCCTTCCACGATCGGCAGAATATCGCGCTGTACGCCCTCGCGCGAGACATCCGGCCCGTGCCCACCCTCGCGCCCGGCAATCTTGTCGATCTCATCCAGAAACACAATCCCCGAATCCTCAACCCGCTCCACCGCAAGCCGATTCACCTGATCCATATCGATCAGCCTGCTCTCCTCCTCCTGCACCAGGTAGTCGAAGGCCTCTGCCACCTTCATCTTGCG
The nucleotide sequence above comes from Tunturibacter empetritectus. Encoded proteins:
- the hslU gene encoding ATP-dependent protease ATPase subunit HslU — protein: MAIFLPGTAEDQALALDEMTPREIVTELDKYVVGQHAAKRAVAIALRNRMRRQKLPPELADEIMPKNIIMIGPTGVGKTEIARRLAKLTNSPFLKVEASKFTEVGYVGRDVESIVRDLVEIAIDMVREEKMEEVEDKAELAAEDRLIDLLLPPTPTAAPAATAAAATHEPGSNVIQLPVAGAVDDSEEKPGDREHRTREKLRQQFREGKLDERTVELDVRDRNQPSFEVISNQGSEEMDINLKDMLPGLFGQRTKKRKMKVAEAFDYLVQEEESRLIDMDQVNRLAVERVEDSGIVFLDEIDKIAGREGGHGPDVSREGVQRDILPIVEGTTVSTKYGMVSTDHILFIAAGAFHVSKPSDLIPELQGRFPIRVELNSLTVNDFIRILTEPKSSLVKQSTALLETEGLKLEFTKEAIAEMAQFAFRVNETTENIGARRLHTILERVLDEISFQAPDLFKSPRAEITEEGVVGEVPVSASLTSEPQMPSPPLPVIERQTATGVEKVIVVDPEYVRQQVASIVKDQDLSRYIL